From Zea mays cultivar B73 chromosome 3, Zm-B73-REFERENCE-NAM-5.0, whole genome shotgun sequence:
AGGCATCCCTCTTCCACCTGGAGGAGGAGGGGGGCCACCAGACATTCCAGGAGGCATTGGAGGAGAAGGTGCaccgggagggggagggggaccacTTCCATGTCCTCtaggaggaggtggtggtggacCTCCATGACctccaggaggaggaggtggTGATGGAGCTCCACCTCGAAACCCTGCTGGAGGTGGAGGCGGTGGAGTTCCTCCTAGTCCTCCAAAGGGTGGTGGAGGAGGAGGAACTCCTCCAATTCCTCCATATGAAGGCGGGGGTGGTGGAGCTCCTGCATATCCTCCAGGGggtggcggtggtggtggagcTCCTGCATATCCTCCAGGAggtggcggtggtggtggagcTCCTGCATATCCTCCAGGAggtggcggtggtggtggagcTCCTGCATATCCTCCAGGAggtggcggtggtggtggagcTCCTGCATATCCTCCAGGAGGTGGAGGTGGTGCTGGAGCCCCTACATATCCTCTGGGAGGTGGTGGTGGCATTAGAACTTCTGCATATCCTCCAGGAggtggaggtggcgggggagccctTACACATGCTTTGGGAGGTTGAAGATCCCATGCACATTCCCCTAGAggtggcggtggtggtggaggcccTACATGTCCTCCAGtaggtggtggcggtggtggatcCCCTCCACATCCTGTTTGAGGTGGCAGAGGGATCGAAGCCTCTACAAATACACTCGTAGGTGGTGGTGGCAGATCACCTATGTGTCCATTAGAAGatagtggtggtggtggaggtggaggtggaggtggaggtggaggtggcaaGCATGAAGGGCCTTTAGATTCTCTGGTAGATTGGAGGAATGACAAGTCTCCACTATGAAATCCAATTGGCAATGTAATTCCTCCTATCCCTTTAGTAAAGGGTGGTGGAGGTGGAATGGCCCCACATCCTCTAGGAGGAGTTGATAGTGGAACTTCTCCATGTCCTCCAGGAAGTGAAGGTGGAGGTATTGGAATATTCACAATTTCTCCACAAAGAGTTGACAATGGAGATCCCATTTGTCCTTCAGGGGGAAGGAGAGGAGGTGGTGGGTTTTCTTTAGTAACTTCAAGAAGAGAAGCTGGTCCTGTTGATTGCCCACCATCAAGAGGTTGAGACAAAGTTTCACTTGTTCTAGGAGGAGGAGGTGGCAATGGAATTATATTAACCCCTTTTGAATGTGGAGGTGGAACTATTACAATATCCTCTGAAAAGGTAGGTTGGGTTGCTATATCTGCATAGAAAGAAGGTTGGTACGAGCACGGAGATGCAGGTGCGATATGATGTAaagttggtggtggaggtggtggaggtggatataGATTAATATGTTTTCCAGGAAGAGATGGATGATTCAAGAGTGGAGCTGGAAGTGGAGGTAGAACAACACATGATTCTCTAGAAAAAGGTGGAGGGGAAGAAGGTGGATTTTCGTAATGTTCTGTTGGAGAAGGTGGTTTTGAAGATAAACACAAAGAAGGTATAACTGTTGCATGACAAGGTGGTGGttgtggaggaggaggaggtggaggtggagattTCATATGTTCTCCAGAATGAGGCAACTTTTGTGGCAATTGCAGAATTGGAATGCCTCCGTGTTCTTTATCATCAATTATAGAGGCCAAGACTCCGTTAATTGTTTCACCTTGTGATATCTCCACCTCAAATGGCCTCAAATGAATTGATAATGTTGTTTGATCTAAAGGCTGCTCACAATTTACTTGCTCTGCAGATATTGAACATGAGGAATTATCTGTTACAATGTGAAACATTGGATATGGAGGTGCTGCAGGTATATAGGATGACATACTTGAAATTGTATCTTCAGCGCTTCCAACCACATGCTGAACTTTATACTCAGAATGCTCTGATGGAGATAATTCGACAGCAGTATCAGATTGCAGAAATTGAACTTCACTTGCTTCATGTCCTTCGAGAGAAGTAGCTGGAACATCAGATTTGTGTTCTGGTAGCATTGTTGGTTCTTTATATGGACAATCTGAAGACGGATTTGAGTATACCAGTGGAACTGATCCACTATCACTGCATATAGTTGGCAGTGGTAGTTGTGATGGTGGTGGTACTAGAGGCAAAGGTGGTGGCGGCAGCGTTGGTGGTTCAGCACGTTGTAATGTTTTGGGAGGTGAAGAACAAGTCATGTGCAACAAAGAATTTGTATCTTCATTGGTAAATGGGACATCCATGGCAGTTACTATATTAGGTCTACTTGTTACTTCCTCATCTACAAAATCAGAGGCTCCTAAGGGACATTCAGTTGCAGCTATACTACTATTAGAGAGTGAAGTTAGTGAGGAATCACCTAAGTTGAGAACACTTTGTCTATAATCTGGACTATAGGAACAAGATCCATCAGCTCTTATTTGTTCAGGTTCATATATTATGGTGCTCGAATAACTTTGGGTGCAAGAATCATGTGGGGGTGGTAGTGGAGGTGGGTGTGGGGTTTGAGGGCCATATTGGTTGGAAGCAGGCAAAGTTAAGCTACCTGAATGTAGATCATTTTCCTCTGTCATTGGTGGGTGAAGATGTTGATCTTGTGGTATTGAGGGAGATCTAACATGCTCTTGGTGTTTGGGTGATCTTGAAGAAGCCATTGACATCTCTATGAATGTGCCAAATGATAATGATGGTAGAGATGAAATCGTTCTTATTGGTCGCAGAGTAGGATGTACTAGAGACATTTTGGATGATGATCCCAGGGATGTGTAGAGCTGAAATGGTGGAAGCACAGAAGATGTATCTGAATCACCCCTTCCACTTGTAGAAGTAACGGAGTTCTGCTTAGATTCTGTTTGTGATGGAGAAAAAAAGGACAAATCTGTGGATGCAGCACGAAGCAGATTGCGTCTGGGAGATGATGGAGAAAAAAGACTAGATGTCGCCAATGGTAGAAAAGGTTTTTTCTTTAGCACCAGTCGAGATGAATCGGTTGTATCTGTATTTGCATTCACAGAAGTTGAAGCATGGTTTATTATCAAGTTAGATTCTTCTGGtagaatgttcgcacaagagataTTAGAAGACTGACTCCTGGAGCTGGAAAATGATGTGTCAATTCCTGCTCTTCGCTCTGCAGTGACATTACTACTGCAAGCACGAAGCTGATCAATATTTTCATTGGCTGAACTTAGTTCCAAAGAAGTGTTTGAGCTGTCAAGATGTGGTAAATCTTTGGGCTCAGCCACTAGTGAATCTGTGCCTGTGATGGTAAATTTTTCTTTGTTGCGACTTTCTTCCCGTTCAATCACTATGCCATTGTCATAAGCAGCATATTCATCTCGTGCACTCTGTCCCTCATCTTTTTTGAAAAAAGTATTAGGTCGTTTTGTGTCCTCGTCTTCTCCCAGTGCAGTGCTTTCTGAACTGTGGACTGCCTCATCTAATTCAGTTTCCATCATATTCCCCTCTACCACTTGTTTGGGAGTTGTAACTTCAGATATGATGACCTCTTTGATCATCTGTATGTCATCAGTACTATTAGTTTCTAATATAATCACCTCCTTAACCAATACATTATCAATCTGGCTCAAGTCTTGATTGGAACCCATCCTTATATCCTGCTTGGAACTACCCTTTTCAAACATGCACCCATCCTCTTTATAGGTAGAACTTGAGATGCCGCTATCTGTGTCTCCATCTATTGTAGCTGTAAAAGTTGACTTCACAACTGCAGTCTCATCGTTGAGCAAAATATTGGCTTCAGTGGATGTGCATGCTATTGTAGCGGTAAAAGTTGACTTCACAACTGCAGTCTCATTGTTGAGCAAAATATTGGCTTCAGTGGATGTGCATGTCTTTCCATCATTTACTGTTTCTAACAACAAGCCCAAGTTATCGGCTTTATTGTCTTGTGATCCATCAATGTCAATATTCAGATCAAAGTTGgaaaatggagagtttttccaacATTCGGCACTTGGAGTTCGAATATAATCTGTAGAGACCATAGAAAGAGTATCCGCATCCTTATTTCCATCTTGAGATTCAGCATTACTGAAGATTTCTTCTGCTTCAAAGAACTCATCAGCAGAGGCAACATCCATATCATTATCAtagtcataatcataatcataatcaggtGCTACTTCAGTTGACGCATCAGACTCAGCATCAAACTCTGAAAAGAGTACCTGGTTAAGACATGCACCCACAATTAACATTGATATATTTGGTGACGGATTATCACATGCATACATGAGAAATCATGGCCTACCTCTGCTTTGAAGTTCTTTGTGAACTGGTGATCGGCATCCCAAGGGACATCGATGTCCTCAAAGTTCAACGGTAAAATGTGAGACTGGATGAAAAAGGTATTGAACATCACCCTAAACATTAACCTTTCATTTCCTTGGCCATCATCCACATGCAGACATTCAAGGACGACATCACCTTGGACGCAGGATCCTACATTTAACTTCACTGGCGCATTATCTGCCTGCAAAAATAGTTAACGAGTAACTTGAATAAATAGCAGAACCATTTAGATAAGACATGCTTGATGGTACCTGTCTGTAACGCCTAATATGTTTCTTGGCCTTTGATGGTGGTGAAATGACACTATGACTTCTGTCAGTTGTTGGAATATCCTGCCCATATACTCGAACAATTGGCCGACAACCACCGACTCCATCAAAATTTGGAATTTCTCTAAGAATTACACAATCCAAGGTGAAAGGAATAGGTTGTGTAGGCCATCCTATGCCGTCATCCATTCTGCATATGTACCCAAGATACCGAAGATGAGACGGTTGTGGATTCAATGTGGTTAGCATCTGAAGAAGCTCCTTTGGGGCTTGCTTGTACACCATATCTAGAGTTCTTTGCTCCCCATTATATTGTTTCCTGTACAGAAGAAGACCTGCAAGCATAAATGCCAACACTGGCCATCCATCTTTCTCACAGTGCATTAGTAAAATATTTTGCTGCCCTTCAAGCATAAGCCACCTTTCACTCAGCCTTAGGAAGTGGAGAATGATATCCAAAGGAAGTAACGGGCATCCTAGATACTTGCAAGGGTAGTCTTTGGCTGTAATATTGTACTTGGAGAAAATGCCTGAAATAAGACTTTTTCCTTCATCTCTAAAGTTAAGTACCATCAATGAAGAATCTGCAAACTGTTCACGGAGCTGCAAAATAATGTTGTCCAGGTAATTCTTGTATCTGTATTGGTCCATGGTTTCTGTTGAGAAGCAACAATCGAATACTGCAAGCACAAACAGACCAATCATTGCACATTAATGTCAGACTTAATTTGACAATGTCTATAACCATCATAGAAGTATGGTGCAAGGCCAGAAGCCACCCATTCAATTTTTTTATACGAGACTACAGAAGTAGCAGATCAATACATGATAGCCTTGATCCTACATAATCAAATCATAAACGCATGAGCTGGTGTGTAGAAAGAACAGGACAGTCCTGTCAGAAGTTACACAATGGTGACTATATCCGATCGCTCTGGACATAATCACAACCTCCACACAAATCCAAGAATTCGCCGAACTATGGACCAGAATACAAATTGTACAGATGCTGCTCGGCATGCAGGATTCTATAACTCGGAAATGGATGGCTGACGGAAAATATTCCACATGTTCAGCATACAAGATCCAGTTCGGAGGATCGCATCGAAAATTCCAGGCCGAGCTCATTTGGAAGGCGCAGGTGGAAAATAAATGCAAAGTCCACGCCTGGATACTCATGCACAACAAAGTCCTAATGGTGGACAACCTACAAAAGAGCGGGGTTCCCACATTAGGACCATTGTGTCTTGTGTAATGGGCCTCTAGAGATAACAGACAAGGTTACACCTTTCTTTGCTGTGCCCCTTCGCAAGGGCCAATTGGAGCCAGGTGCTATCCTGGAAGAATTTCAATGTGCAGCTACCCTAACAGGACCCCGCCTGCATTACCGATTGGTGGGAGGAAGTAGTAAGCAAGGTGCCAAAGCACGACCGCAGCCGTTTCAACGGAGTGGTAATCTACATTGTGTGGTACCTGCGGAAGGAGAGAAATAGGAGGATTTTTTAAGATGTGTACAAGACATCGCAGCAGGTCACCTCATCGACCAAAGAAGAAATAGTGCAAAGATGTAGGACGAATGGACGATGTTCTTTGCGGGTTACCCCACCAAGAGTGGGGGAGGGCTTCTCTTTTTGTCCTAGGACCGGTCTGTTGGGCACAATGGGCGTTCAGCTTACATAAAACTCCCTTTTCCTTGCTTAATTGAGCAGTGCCTTTACTTAAAAAATGCATGAGAGTTATCCTGTTAGTCCTACTAAGAAGTCACCTAGTTGCACTACTGAAAACCCATCAGCAAACAATTAAATACAGCAACACAAAGATGCCAATCAGTATTTCTACTTATGTGAAACTTCATGTCTTCAAACATGTTAGCAGCATTTTAGACTAAAATGCACTTCTTATTCAATTTTTTTTCTGATAGTGAAGTAGCAGATTAAGACATGATCGCATTGTTCTTGTTGATCAGCAAGCATTATCGTATTAGGCATAGACTAAATGTCACAGCTCCTCATCTATCTTCAAACATGGGTGTTACATTAATCGCATAACATAGAAACTTCAGAATCAAACCCTTGCACCAGCCAACGAGGTTGCTGGCAACGTTACTATTAATGTGCAGTAATAAACACGGGAAAAATACAGCGGTAGTCGAACAGTGAGCGAACCCTTCTTTTTGAGAAGCATAGCTCGAACGAAACTAGAATGGGGCCATAGAATCATGGTGGCACCGTAAGCTGATGCAGCATGCACAAGGAAGGCATGTTAGCTGGAAGCCTGAAAACAACATCCAGAGAAATTTGTTCCGGCACTGAGCGAAATTACATAATGCAGCTGCATTTCCGGTGCTAAAATCAATAGAACCTCCGATTGCACACACCCCGAAGTACCCCCCAAATCGGTAATTCGGTTCGGTGGCGGCAGTCGAACAGGAGGCGCGGGGTTACCGTACCGTAGACGCGGTCGGCTATCTCGAGGAGCCGATCCGGCGGCTTCCGATAGAAGAGCCTCCGGAACAGCGCCATTCCCTTGCGCTTCCGACCGCCGTCGGCGTCGCCGCCGTCTCCGGCGGCCTGCCCCCGGACCCACTTGCTCCGCGACGCCCGGGACCAGCCGACCGCACTCTTGCCGGCGGCCAGCCAGCCAGACCGCAGCGGCGGCGCCAGCGATGATCGGGCCCCGTGCTGCCCGCTGCCGCCGCCGACCTAGCACCCACTCGCCAGCGGAGGCTAACGATACGAACGCCGGCGATCGGGTGCGCCACGCACGCACCCGCCCGCCAAGCTCCCGGCTCGAGTCGCGGGAGGGCAATGCCGCGCGCGGCGGAATTCAGACAGCTAGGGTTTCCTTTCCCCCTCTCGTTGAGGAATTCTTTTTTTCGAGCGGAACTTTTTTTTCTGCTCGTGCTGCTAAAATTATTTTTGGGGTGTTGGAGGTGGCGGAGAAGGAAACGGAGGAAGACAGAGGGGAGACgacggcggaggcggaggcggcagGCAGAGCAGAGCAAAGCTGAGCACGCGCGAGCACGATTGCTCGAAACAAACACACGATGAAATGCCTCGGGGGTAAGATTTTTTGTgcgtatgacatgtggggcccggCGCCAACGGTTGCACCGGTGCGCGCCACGCTGCTCGGCGCATGACATCACATCAGGCAGCGGTCACCGTGTGGGCTTTTTCATGATAGGCCGGATCTGCACTAGTCAGGAGCAATTGGGATGGGCCCGTAATAGCAGGATGAATCAAAGTTAGCCCAACGAATGGTACTCTTGCCGTGTTACAGAGAGCCCAACGTGTAACGGGCTGAATCCAGAGCTAGAGATTTCCGAGTCCGGTTTCTAAGAAATTTTTCATCTTTCCAAAAAAAAGTGATGGCCTGAGTTCATCATAGTTTAAATTCTGTCCAAATATGGAATCTGTTTAATGTCAAGAAAATAGACGAAGTCTCTATCCAAAATCAATGTTTAGGCATTTTTTTAGATAAGGACCTCAATCAAAGCCAAAAACCATCACACTTAAAAGAGCTTCGGACGACGAAGAAATGGGAAAGTGAAGGGGAGCTTCAGTGCCTTCACAATGGTCTATGGATAAAACAAGTTAAGAAGGTTTACATGGAGAAGAAAATCAGGATTGTAAAATGGTGTGATTGTACCCTCTCGTTAGCGAAGGACTACGGTGTAAACGTAAGGGCAAGGTTGCAATTTCATATGAATATGTATATCGTTCgaaccctataaatagatgaataataTCACTGTTACGGGGATCGGTCATATGTAACCTTgcgtctatagcatctttttcccgaGAGAACCTCCAAAGATACTACAATGTCGAAGTATATTTGGATGTTCCCTCCCTATGTTATCTGATATCTGTTATTCAAAGTAACCTAATCATTGAGCTTGACTGTTGCATATATGAAACTAGTTCATTGTCATCAATTACTTTGTATAATGTCATTTGTTTATACATTTAGTATGTTAACCCTTGTACTTGTTCCATGTGCTCTCTGGACACGGAGAACACAATCACCCTTCTCCCCTTCGACACCTTTGGAGGGGAGAAGGATTTGACAAGATAATCATATGACCATTAATATTCAGGTATGTTAAAAACAATGAGCTTCAAAACTGTGGATCAATTAAACATTGGAATCTTGATCATCAATTTCATTATATACACATCTTATGAAAGACAAAACTCTGTTGTCAGGGTCAAAACCGGGTCCCCAAGGCCCACGAGTCGTGATGAGTAAAGATACTCTGAAAAGGCTCGAGTAAGGCCCAATCTGCTTCTGGATCATGAGTAAACCGCTAATGTTTGCCCCTAGTCCCGATGTGAAGCAAGGACGCCTAGGGGTTGGGCAAAACGAAAAAGGGTTGAACGAGCCCTAAGTCAACCTAGGGGTCAGGCGAATCGTGCCTAGCCTAAGGGGATGACCAAACTAGACACAGGCACAAACAAACCACACACGGGTCAACGATCAAAAGAATGAGGATGACCACTCCATGATTAGCCTTCGTCATCATAACGGTCGCCACAACATGGAGGGGAATGGAGGTTGTTCCTATTCTGACTAACATCCACATCCATTACGTCTAAATCAACCATGAAGCACTCATTCCTCTCGTACGGATATAGGAAACGACACTATGGATGGACTACACTGCATGGTGAACCGTCAGATATTGGGGATACGAACGAGCCCATTGATAAGCTGACCGACCCTTGAAGCACGACCACTATCATAGGTGATACTGTGCTACCAACTTCGGCTTGGACCCCCCCTCGCTAAAGCCCAATACGtgcatgaaagggaaatggccttaaaccaTTTATTATATTGTTTTttgtgcttgatgaccatcacaaccattcggactaattagtttgcctagtttttgattcacaggttcataagTTCAACATTTAGTTTCTAAGTCACAATAAGCTCAGATACAACGAAATAGGGGTAAAacatggaatagatgaactaccaatagttctactctttggataagttctaaataccCCGAGGAACCTATTCAACACTTCTAGAGAAGTTGGAAAGCTCAGAATCAACTTCTCACTattttggagctagtttgagcaaaagaagaaatatgAGTTAAAGAATTAAAATGTTTAAGATCCATGACTTAGACTAGATGGACAACCACTAGAGATATTCTTCTAAGTCATAGGATCTCTCTCAAGTTTAGCCAAAGCAACTTGGAGAAGATTGTTCAAAGATCAACGACAAGTCAGAAACTCAAGTTCTGAAATCGCCAAGTGCGGACCGCCTGGCCCCTTCTGGCGGACCGTTCGTGACACCGCTATGACTTTGGATAGGAACTATAAATCGTGgacagtccggctataaatcgTGGACTGTCCGGCTATAAAGCGTGGATCGTTCAGCTATAATTcatggaccgtccgcacgtgaagaTCTGGTTCAGCCTGAAGGTGACTAGTTGTGCAAAAGGATTTCTAGAACTGGCGCAGACCATCCGGGACCAAGGGCAGACCTCCGCGTATCGAGACAATTGTTGATCTAGCCATTGGGTTGTCAGACATAACCGTTGTAACGTCAGATCCTACCGTTGGAGGGTCGTGGATCATCCGGGCCCaagctgcggaccgtccgccagtgcgcAGAACAGACAGACAGGGCATAACAGTTATAtgggtggttggaggctataaaagggaccccaacCAGCCCATTCTCATTGATTGATTGATCCATATCATACACAGGAGTTGGGTATTCACTCCTGTCTACTAGTGCAGCACTTCTATACACATCAAggcctcacaagtgccacaaaagaaagatcaagcaagaaagagctactcgtgtgtgtttagcgatagtgcattatgagaatcattgagagaaagtgtgagctacctcttgtgatcatttgagcgtggagttttgactcccattcattgtaaagctagcaagagccccttatctttgtggttggccttgtGGAGACTTTGGTcttcggactgttcggtgtgcaccggactgtccggtgcaccctctgccagtggGGACAGCCTGGCCCAGAGAAGAGGGTTCCCTGCGTAGAAACATGAGAGCGCGCAGTTcacgagttgaattttagtggcacaccggatagcgcatcagactgtccggtgcgcactgaACAGTgattgttcactgttcggtgtgccatctgcccaacggctagctgtcagaactagccgttggagtcgaccgttggtgcaccggtggcgcaccacagtccggtgcgcccatgcgcagcagGGTTTGTGTAacgactagttggtgggtgagggctatttatacccctccacccaccatattgattgtcttgttgcccacatttactcctacactttggtagagcattgcaagcaccacaaagcctagtgaggtgatttgagaatcttaatcccgcatttggacctcattagcgctagcgagagccacctagagcacacaccgcatgcatttggcttctcttggtcaagtgaaagtctacggcttgttactcttggtgatcgacatcacctagacggcttggtggcgttgggagctcggtgatcaccgtggagatcttgttggtgacccgactcaagtttgtaagcggtcgtgagagaTCCACCGAGCCGGAGTGGCAaaagatcatctcatagtgagcacttggttcttgcaaggaccaagggggagcgatacccttgcgcgggtgctccaacgaggactaggggagagtgccgactcttcgatacctcgggaaaaaatggaggagtcttctaaaccttgctttacattacgcacttaattcaagcattttaaatTGTGTATTTATTTAGCAAGTATttaaagtattgtcttagcattgttgtatttctagtattattctcttattgctagttgttggggtgaagttgggctcttgcttaggttttaattagtgttgatttttagaaaagcccaattcatcccccctcttgggcatcgtgatcctttcaattggtatcggagccttgttgctcttagattagcttaaccgctagagtaacgatgtccggtggggatggatcgcctcccgtttttgatggtgatgattttccatattggaaaattcgtatggaagcttacttagaggctatagacattggtgtctacaaagccgccacacaaggtttccccgaacctagagatcccacaaatcttgtaggtgaagagtttaactatgagaaatggaatgctaaggccaaaaacactctttttagaggcctttgcaaaaatgtgtttaatagagttagaaaccatagaaatgctcatgatttgtggatggacatatgtgctctacatgaaggaactagaagtgagcgtgaggagagatatcacattgctatgagaaaactaaattcttttgagatgcttgctaatgaaaatgccaatgctatgtactcacgtctcaatattcttgtagaggaagtaaatggcttggggcttacacaaatttcacaaccggatgttgtgaggaagattctcagtgtcctcccaattgacaaatatggacacattgtcacagtgcttcatcagatggatctttcagttgccACTCCTACACAGATatcgggaaagatcaatgctcatgagatgtacatgcacatcaatgacaaggatgagtcatcttccaagagaaaggatttggctctcaaagcaaatcaagaaagaaaaggaaaagctaaagtacaaattgaggaggaatcctcaagtgatgatgatcttgatgctaacattgccttgatggtgaggaagaccaccaagatgttaaagaagctcaacagagaaggcatcaaatttgactcaagaaagaagaaattcttttccagcaaaagaaagcccatttctgaaatggattgctacaactatggagagcttggtcatctttctcatctatgtaacaagcccaagaagaacaagttcaagggcaagaaagaagatgacagtgatgatgagaaaaaggaaaagagattcttcaagaggaaggatgggaagcacaagaggttccacaaaaagaaaaatggaaaggcatacattgttggtgactggctcactgacattgagccatcaagtggatcttcttcaagtgaagaagaaaatgatgaaaaagttgccgccatcgctggggacttctcttcaccaccaccatcaccatcatcgacttctcacctatgcctcatggctagaggtgaacggaaggtacaaatgataatgatattatttatgatagtgatagtgatgatgaatttgcttcaccttcctatgatgaactagctgacttgcttaaggaatacactcaaatcattaggaagtcaaaagccaaatgtgataagttgaaagatgaaaatgaaatttttaaatgccaaatatgacatagttatgaaagctagtgatgaaatgaaagaagaaaacaaaactatgtcatccactataaatgagcttacatcctccctaaaagatgctaaggataaatgtgacaagttaaatgaagctaatagggaattgaaagatagactagtgaaaattaaggaagactatactaagattaaatttgatcataataatcttcttgttgaaaatgaacttttatcttacaatacacatgaggctattaaccctattgttaagattgatgtagcaacctcatgtgatgatttgagtcaaggtgatcaaactagtctacatgatgaactgaccgaaaaagttgaagtcttgacattagacaaccaaaaattgaagagatacttgactgatgcaactactagaggaaacgttgccattgagaacaatgaCTTCAACAATGAGTTGACAGTGGATAattaaaggcttaaaaatgaggtcaagaaacttaagagtgaaaatgaacatcttgcaaca
This genomic window contains:
- the LOC103652160 gene encoding formin-like protein 12 isoform X11: MFRVMFNTFFIQSHILPLNFEDIDVPWDADHQFTKNFKAEVLFSEFDAESDASTEVAPDYDYDYDYDNDMDVASADEFFEAEEIFSNAESQDGNKDADTLSMVSTDYIRTPSAECWKNSPFSNFDLNIDIDGSQDNKADNLGLLLETVNDGKTCTSTEANILLNNETAVVKSTFTATIACTSTEANILLNDETAVVKSTFTATIDGDTDSGISSSTYKEDGCMFEKGSSKQDIRMGSNQDLSQIDNVLVKEVIILETNSTDDIQMIKEVIISEVTTPKQVVEGNMMETELDEAVHSSESTALGEDEDTKRPNTFFKKDEGQSARDEYAAYDNGIVIEREESRNKEKFTITGTDSLVAEPKDLPHLDSSNTSLELSSANENIDQLRACSSNVTAERRAGIDTSFSSSRSQSSNISCANILPEESNLIINHASTSVNANTDTTDSSRLVLKKKPFLPLATSSLFSPSSPRRNLLRAASTDLSFFSPSQTESKQNSVTSTSGRGDSDTSSVLPPFQLYTSLGSSSKMSLVHPTLRPIRTISSLPSLSFGTFIEMSMASSRSPKHQEHVRSPSIPQDQHLHPPMTEENDLHSGSLTLPASNQYGPQTPHPPPLPPPHDSCTQSYSSTIIYEPEQIRADGSCSYSPDYRQSVLNLGDSSLTSLSNSSIAATECPLGASDFVDEEVTSRPNIVTAMDVPFTNEDTNSLLHMTCSSPPKTLQRAEPPTLPPPPLPLVPPPSQLPLPTICSDSGSVPLVYSNPSSDCPYKEPTMLPEHKSDVPATSLEGHEASEVQFLQSDTAVELSPSEHSEYKVQHVVGSAEDTISKQVNCEQPLDQTTLSIHLRPFEVEISQGETINGVLASIIDDKEHGGIPILQLPQKLPHSGEHMKSPPPPPPPPQPPPCHATVIPSLCLSSKPPSPTEHYENPPSSPPPFSRESCVVLPPLPAPLLNHPSLPGKHINLYPPPPPPPPTLHHIAPASPCSYQPSFYADIATQPTFSEDIVIVPPPHSKGVNIIPLPPPPPRTSETLSQPLDGGQSTGPASLLEVTKENPPPPLLPPEGQMGSPLSTLCGEIVNIPIPPPSLPGGHGEVPLSTPPRGCGAIPPPPPFTKGIGGITLPIGFHSGDLSFLQSTRESKGPSCLPPPPPPPPPPPPPPLSSNGHIGDLPPPPTSVFVEASIPLPPQTGCGGDPPPPPPTGGHVGPPPPPPPLGECAWDLQPPKACVRAPPPPPPPGGYAEVLMPPPPPRGYVGAPAPPPPPGGYAGAPPPPPPPGGYAGAPPPPPPPGGYAGAPPPPPPPGGYAGAPPPPPPPGGYAGAPPPPPSYGGIGGVPPPPPPFGGLGGTPPPPPPAGFRGGAPSPPPPPGGHGGPPPPPPRGHGSGPPPPPGAPSPPMPPGMSGGPPPPPGGRGMPTPPGGRGHGLARTLGPTLQSAMRKSSLKPLHWVKVTRAMQGSLWAELQKQVEANSHAEFDVNELESLFTIAPKAKAGSKSEGRGKSLGTKSDKVQLIDLRRANNTEIMLTKIKMPLPDMMSAALALDDSVLDADQIENLIKFCPTKEEMELLKNYSGDKEALGKCEHFFLELMKVPRVESKLKIFAFKIQFQSQIRDVRKNLQTVSSACEELRSSEKLKVIMKNILLIGNTLNQGTPRGQAVGFRLDSLLKLIETRATSGRMTLMHFLCKSLAEKSPEVMDFHEDLVHLEASSKLQLKALAEEQLAVVKGLEKVEQELTASESDGPVSDVFRKTLKEFIDCSSADVCSLSAFYSEVGKSADALALYFGEDPAKFPFEQVATTLLTFVGLFRKAHDENLKQIEAEKKKAQKEAEKEATQDKTPVKSKNGNADKSPRSPSTFK